From the genome of uncultured Pseudodesulfovibrio sp., one region includes:
- a CDS encoding methyl-accepting chemotaxis protein has product MLVCIAVGSYEERLETRLKAALKRLTEGGEKPEGDGELLGGVLKSLARDMDSRQEQAAYFEHALLALGSPALICDEKGRVRLVTKSLLKLLRKSEEQVVGQSVGHSLHNQDKSSETEKALRTLKPVAETLDLKLWDGRVIPVQLFVNIIYDDAGVPIGAAASFLDLSDLVARQHEVEEQRMRMKQAGERISSLAEHVASATELLSASADEQAQGAQKQRSQTASVAASMEEMTGTVLEVARNATVTSEAAEEANTSAAEGVAMVNDAVSAINQVAESARQLGVEIGELDSQAGAIGQIINVINDIADQTNLLALNAAIEAARAGEAGRGFAVVADEVRKLAEKTMDATKEVEKAIIAIQARSNEATSSMQATAAKVDESTALSNRAGEALQRIMDNIGDMVKRVTQIATAAEEQSSAAEGVMRSVEDIASIAQDADEAAGQAAGATRDMAELAREMLSVSREFGSGKSDAGIKLRESEGKMKGVLPKLAQEYVKKTFGGDMYAAMQAEMGDPVFLPSDSYPDQVLRQMADFAAGKSGQTVREFFIGLGRYTVVRFNELYPGYFKKDSLKEFYLRMNDVHAQLTKAQPGIKPPKFTYEDKGDVLFMNYRSRRGLFEYFEGILLGAADFKGERVEIAVKPFDEQSARAEIKFLGTK; this is encoded by the coding sequence ATGCTGGTGTGCATTGCCGTCGGTTCCTATGAGGAGCGTCTCGAAACCCGATTGAAAGCGGCCTTGAAGAGGTTGACTGAGGGAGGGGAGAAGCCTGAGGGAGACGGCGAACTGCTCGGCGGTGTGCTGAAAAGTCTGGCCCGGGACATGGATTCCCGCCAGGAGCAGGCTGCGTATTTCGAGCATGCGCTGCTGGCCCTTGGAAGCCCCGCACTGATTTGTGACGAAAAAGGGCGCGTTCGACTGGTCACAAAATCCCTTCTCAAGCTCTTGCGCAAATCCGAGGAGCAGGTGGTCGGTCAGTCCGTGGGCCATTCCCTCCATAACCAGGACAAATCTTCCGAAACGGAAAAGGCCTTGCGGACCCTGAAGCCCGTGGCCGAGACACTGGACCTCAAGCTCTGGGACGGGCGTGTTATTCCCGTCCAGCTCTTCGTGAATATCATTTATGACGATGCCGGCGTACCGATCGGCGCAGCGGCTTCCTTCCTCGACCTTTCCGACCTGGTTGCCAGACAGCACGAGGTTGAGGAACAGCGCATGCGGATGAAGCAGGCCGGTGAGCGCATCAGCAGTCTGGCCGAACACGTTGCTTCGGCCACGGAACTGCTTTCCGCCTCCGCCGACGAGCAGGCCCAGGGGGCGCAGAAGCAGCGCAGCCAGACTGCCTCGGTCGCCGCCTCCATGGAGGAAATGACCGGCACGGTGTTGGAAGTGGCTCGTAATGCAACGGTTACCAGCGAGGCTGCCGAAGAGGCCAATACCTCTGCCGCGGAAGGCGTGGCCATGGTCAACGATGCGGTTTCCGCCATCAACCAGGTGGCCGAGTCGGCCCGGCAGTTGGGGGTGGAAATCGGGGAGTTGGATTCCCAGGCCGGGGCCATCGGACAGATCATCAATGTCATCAACGACATTGCGGACCAGACCAATCTTCTGGCCTTGAACGCGGCTATTGAAGCGGCTCGCGCCGGAGAGGCCGGGCGTGGTTTCGCCGTGGTTGCCGACGAGGTGCGCAAACTGGCCGAGAAGACCATGGATGCCACCAAGGAAGTGGAAAAGGCGATTATCGCCATTCAGGCGCGTTCCAATGAGGCCACCAGCTCCATGCAGGCCACGGCGGCCAAGGTGGACGAAAGCACGGCCCTGTCCAATCGTGCGGGCGAGGCCTTGCAGCGGATCATGGACAATATCGGCGATATGGTGAAACGGGTGACCCAGATCGCCACCGCTGCCGAGGAGCAGTCGTCGGCAGCAGAGGGTGTCATGCGTAGCGTCGAGGATATCGCCTCCATTGCCCAGGACGCGGACGAGGCCGCCGGACAGGCCGCAGGGGCCACCCGTGACATGGCCGAACTGGCCCGGGAAATGTTGAGCGTGTCCCGCGAGTTCGGGAGCGGCAAGTCCGATGCGGGCATCAAGCTGCGCGAGTCCGAAGGCAAGATGAAGGGTGTCCTGCCCAAGCTGGCTCAGGAATACGTGAAAAAGACTTTCGGCGGAGACATGTACGCTGCCATGCAGGCGGAGATGGGCGATCCCGTCTTCCTGCCCAGCGACAGCTACCCCGATCAGGTCCTGCGCCAGATGGCGGATTTTGCTGCCGGCAAGAGCGGCCAGACGGTCCGGGAGTTTTTCATCGGTCTGGGCCGGTATACGGTGGTCCGTTTCAACGAGCTTTATCCCGGTTATTTCAAGAAGGACTCGCTCAAGGAATTTTATCTCAGGATGAACGACGTACATGCCCAGTTGACCAAGGCGCAGCCGGGCATCAAGCCGCCCAAGTTCACCTATGAGGACAAGGGCGACGTGCTGTTCATGAACTATCGTTCCCGCCGGGGATTGTTCGAGTATTTCGAGGGCATTTTGCTTGGCGCTGCTGATTTCAAGGGTGAACGGGTGGAGATCGCCGTGAAACCCTTTGACGAACAGTCGGCCCGGGCCGAGATCAAATTCCTCGGGACCAAGTAG
- the fusA gene encoding elongation factor G gives MSKSNAPSAKVLGNLRNIGIIAHIDAGKTTLTERILYYSGKIHRIGEVHEGTATMDYMPEEQERGITITSAVTSCQWDPCMINIIDTPGHVDFTIEVERSLRVLDGAVGVFCGVSGVEPQSETVWRQSESYHVPKLAFVNKMDRLGADFESVLDDMVRKLRANPVAVQYPDGEGQEFSGVFDLATMERLEFDQASSGATYERRPVTDEEQERISPWRDKLIEAAAEEDEEILDLYLSGEDVPEAKIHAALRKATLARKIVPVLVGSALKNIGVQPVLDAVCRYLPSPLDVPPATGVDPVTHKKKHFEVSSKEPLSALVFKVAMDSGRKLAMMRIYSGRIEAGGAVYNVTQDQDERVARLFRLHAGRKEKIDTAFAGDMVAAAGMKFARTGDTLCDRQSPVILEQIADYKPVISLAIEPRNTEEADKLDEVLEKYLLEDPTLELKRDEDTGQIILSGMGELHLEVILERLRREYKLEPRAGKPQVVYQETIGAKATSKGEFRRELGEVMHFGGVELSVEPLPRDKERSISFEVDSEAWPDAWLQAVEEGIADGLQSGVIRGYPVQNVRVRVLGLERREGESSPVGYRMAAAMALKDALSQADPKLMEPIMWVEISVPEEFVGDVVGLLGSKGAKIENMIDRAGLKIVQGLAPLGKLFGFSTDLRSATQGRAGFLMKFSRFDVLE, from the coding sequence GTGAGCAAGAGCAACGCCCCTTCGGCGAAGGTTCTCGGCAACCTCCGCAATATCGGCATCATCGCGCATATCGATGCCGGTAAGACCACGTTGACGGAAAGAATTCTCTACTATTCCGGAAAGATCCACCGTATCGGCGAGGTCCATGAGGGTACGGCCACCATGGACTACATGCCCGAGGAGCAGGAGCGCGGCATCACCATTACTTCGGCCGTGACCTCCTGCCAGTGGGATCCGTGCATGATCAATATCATCGACACCCCCGGGCATGTGGATTTCACAATCGAAGTGGAGCGCTCCCTGCGTGTGCTCGACGGAGCCGTGGGCGTGTTCTGCGGGGTCAGCGGTGTGGAACCGCAGTCCGAGACCGTTTGGCGGCAATCCGAATCCTACCACGTGCCGAAGCTGGCTTTTGTCAACAAGATGGACAGGCTGGGCGCGGACTTCGAGAGCGTGCTCGATGACATGGTCCGCAAACTGCGGGCCAACCCTGTGGCCGTCCAGTATCCGGATGGCGAAGGGCAGGAATTTTCCGGCGTGTTCGATCTGGCGACCATGGAGCGGCTCGAGTTCGACCAGGCCTCCAGCGGGGCCACCTATGAACGTCGGCCCGTGACGGATGAGGAACAGGAGCGTATCTCGCCCTGGCGCGACAAGCTTATCGAGGCCGCAGCGGAAGAGGACGAGGAAATCCTCGATCTCTACCTGTCCGGCGAGGATGTGCCGGAGGCCAAGATCCACGCGGCCCTGCGCAAAGCAACCCTGGCGCGCAAGATAGTGCCCGTCCTGGTCGGGTCGGCGCTCAAGAACATCGGCGTGCAGCCGGTGCTCGATGCGGTTTGCCGTTACCTGCCCAGCCCGTTGGACGTTCCGCCAGCCACCGGCGTGGATCCGGTTACGCACAAGAAAAAACATTTTGAAGTCTCCTCCAAGGAGCCGCTGTCCGCACTGGTTTTCAAGGTGGCCATGGATTCCGGCCGCAAGCTGGCCATGATGCGTATCTATTCCGGGCGTATCGAGGCTGGGGGGGCCGTGTACAACGTCACCCAGGATCAGGACGAGCGCGTGGCCCGGTTGTTCCGTCTGCACGCAGGCCGCAAGGAAAAGATCGACACGGCGTTCGCTGGCGACATGGTGGCTGCGGCGGGTATGAAGTTTGCCCGTACCGGTGACACCCTGTGCGACAGGCAGTCACCCGTCATCCTTGAGCAGATCGCGGATTACAAGCCGGTCATCTCCCTGGCCATCGAACCGCGCAATACCGAGGAAGCCGACAAGCTGGACGAGGTGCTGGAAAAATATCTTCTCGAAGATCCGACTCTTGAGTTGAAGCGCGACGAGGATACCGGGCAGATCATTCTTTCCGGCATGGGCGAATTGCACCTTGAAGTCATTCTGGAACGGCTCAGGCGCGAGTACAAGCTCGAACCCCGCGCGGGCAAGCCGCAGGTTGTGTATCAGGAGACGATCGGCGCCAAGGCGACGAGCAAGGGCGAATTCCGCCGGGAGCTCGGTGAAGTCATGCATTTCGGCGGTGTGGAGCTCTCTGTCGAGCCGCTTCCCCGTGACAAGGAACGGTCCATTTCCTTTGAGGTGGACAGCGAGGCTTGGCCCGATGCCTGGCTGCAGGCGGTCGAGGAAGGCATTGCCGATGGTTTGCAGAGCGGCGTAATCCGGGGCTATCCGGTGCAGAACGTCCGTGTACGAGTACTCGGTCTGGAGCGCAGGGAAGGCGAATCCAGCCCGGTGGGCTACCGCATGGCTGCGGCCATGGCCCTGAAGGATGCGTTATCCCAGGCGGATCCCAAGCTGATGGAACCGATCATGTGGGTGGAGATATCCGTACCCGAGGAGTTTGTCGGTGACGTCGTGGGCCTGCTCGGTTCAAAGGGGGCCAAGATCGAGAACATGATCGATCGGGCCGGACTCAAGATCGTCCAGGGATTGGCTCCGCTAGGGAAACTGTTCGGCTTTTCCACGGACCTGCGTTCGGCCACCCAGGGACGCGCCGGGTTCCTGATGAAATTTTCACGTTTTGACGTCCTGGAGTAG
- the trxB gene encoding thioredoxin-disulfide reductase: MKSYDAVVIGGGPAGMTAALYLLRAGVKTAMIEKLAPGGQVLMTSEIENYPGFPKGLQGWELADKFANHLEDYDLHRINDEVREIKVGSPIHTIVVGDEEIEAKTVVLATGSRYRKLGVPGEERLLGRGVSYCALCDGNFFRGRDVAVIGGGNSALEEALYLARLVNKVYLVHRRQEFRGHRCYQNKCFTHEKIEVIRNKVVEEIVGESDVEALALRDVASGEQSQIKLDGVFVFVGFEPIMDFVPKAIEMVPNGVVTDVEMCTNVPGIFAAGDIRAKQCRQVASAVGDGATAATSAFSYLEKLD; this comes from the coding sequence ATGAAATCTTATGACGCCGTAGTCATAGGGGGCGGCCCGGCAGGAATGACGGCTGCCCTTTATCTTTTACGGGCCGGTGTTAAGACCGCCATGATCGAGAAGCTGGCCCCGGGAGGTCAGGTTCTTATGACCTCGGAGATCGAGAACTACCCCGGTTTTCCCAAGGGCCTGCAAGGCTGGGAGCTGGCGGACAAGTTCGCCAATCATCTCGAGGACTATGACTTGCACCGGATCAACGACGAAGTCCGCGAGATCAAGGTCGGCTCTCCCATACACACCATCGTGGTGGGTGACGAGGAGATCGAGGCCAAGACCGTGGTGCTGGCCACCGGTTCCCGCTACCGCAAGCTCGGCGTGCCCGGCGAGGAGCGCCTGCTCGGACGGGGTGTGTCCTATTGCGCCCTGTGCGACGGCAACTTCTTCCGTGGGCGGGACGTAGCCGTCATCGGGGGCGGAAACTCCGCCCTCGAAGAGGCCTTGTACCTGGCTCGTTTGGTGAACAAGGTCTACCTCGTTCATCGGCGCCAGGAATTCCGCGGCCACCGCTGTTATCAGAACAAGTGCTTCACCCACGAGAAGATCGAGGTCATCCGTAACAAGGTGGTCGAGGAGATCGTGGGCGAAAGCGATGTGGAAGCCCTGGCTCTGCGTGATGTCGCCAGCGGCGAGCAGTCTCAGATCAAACTCGACGGAGTGTTTGTCTTCGTCGGATTCGAGCCGATCATGGACTTTGTGCCCAAGGCCATCGAGATGGTTCCAAACGGTGTCGTGACCGACGTGGAGATGTGCACCAATGTGCCCGGCATCTTCGCTGCCGGCGACATCCGTGCCAAGCAGTGCCGCCAGGTGGCTTCCGCCGTTGGCGATGGGGCGACCGCCGCCACTTCCGCCTTTTCCTATCTTGAGAAATTGGACTAG
- the trxA gene encoding thioredoxin: MANQITDGSFEQDVLQSDIPVLIDFWAPWCGPCRAMGPVIDELAEEFDGQVKIVKMNVDENSATPGKYGIRAIPTLILFKGGEVVDQSTGAVSKSSIKEMITKKAL; encoded by the coding sequence ATGGCGAATCAGATCACCGACGGTAGTTTTGAGCAGGACGTTCTGCAGAGCGACATCCCGGTCCTTATTGATTTCTGGGCCCCCTGGTGCGGTCCGTGTCGTGCCATGGGTCCCGTCATCGACGAGTTGGCCGAAGAGTTCGACGGCCAGGTCAAGATCGTCAAGATGAACGTTGACGAAAACTCCGCCACTCCGGGCAAGTACGGTATCCGCGCCATCCCCACCCTGATCCTGTTCAAGGGCGGCGAAGTCGTAGACCAGTCCACCGGTGCCGTTTCCAAAAGCAGCATCAAGGAAATGATCACGAAAAAGGCGCTGTAA
- the tsaD gene encoding tRNA (adenosine(37)-N6)-threonylcarbamoyltransferase complex transferase subunit TsaD produces MLILGIETSCDETAVALVRDGRLLGQELATQVDTHALFGGVVPEIASREHLRVLPRLYRELMRKTGVEACDLDGVAVARGPGLLGSLLVGVSFAKGLSLASGVPLIGVNHLWAHLLAPGLEGELRFPALGLLVSGGHTHTYLIESPTEFTLLGRTLDDAAGEAFDKTAKMMNFPYPGGRYIDELAQEAEPDTGLFPRPYIDNPTLDFSFSGLKTAVANHVADHPELIFETMADPQAVADLPAERRAALARVCASFNWSVADTLRIKVERALNHAGKVKSLIVAGGVAANTGVREAMRGVAQGRGLELTLPGLSLCTDNGAMIAHAGWLLAREGLRHSLDLEAIPRGRIVPLDWEQAAPQV; encoded by the coding sequence ATGCTCATCCTCGGTATCGAGACCTCCTGCGACGAGACTGCCGTAGCCCTGGTCCGCGACGGTCGTCTACTGGGTCAGGAACTGGCCACCCAGGTGGACACGCATGCCCTGTTCGGCGGTGTGGTCCCTGAGATCGCGTCGCGGGAGCATCTGCGCGTCCTGCCCCGACTGTATCGGGAACTCATGCGCAAGACCGGCGTGGAGGCCTGCGATCTGGACGGCGTTGCCGTGGCTCGCGGTCCCGGCCTGCTCGGCAGCCTGTTGGTGGGCGTGAGCTTCGCCAAGGGATTGAGTCTTGCGAGCGGCGTGCCGTTGATCGGGGTCAACCACCTCTGGGCGCACTTGCTCGCGCCCGGTCTGGAAGGGGAACTGCGGTTTCCGGCCCTTGGTTTGCTCGTTTCTGGAGGACACACCCACACATATCTGATAGAGTCGCCCACTGAGTTCACGTTGCTCGGGCGGACTCTGGACGACGCTGCGGGTGAGGCCTTCGACAAGACCGCGAAGATGATGAATTTCCCTTATCCCGGAGGACGGTATATCGACGAGCTGGCCCAGGAGGCCGAGCCGGACACGGGGCTGTTTCCCCGGCCGTACATCGATAACCCTACTCTGGACTTCAGCTTCAGCGGGCTGAAGACCGCGGTGGCCAACCATGTGGCCGACCACCCGGAGCTGATTTTTGAAACCATGGCCGATCCGCAGGCAGTGGCGGATTTGCCCGCCGAGCGCCGGGCCGCTCTGGCCCGCGTATGCGCCTCCTTCAACTGGAGCGTGGCGGACACTTTACGGATCAAGGTCGAGCGCGCCCTGAACCATGCGGGCAAGGTCAAAAGCCTGATCGTAGCCGGTGGCGTGGCCGCCAACACGGGCGTGCGAGAGGCCATGCGCGGTGTAGCGCAGGGCAGGGGCCTTGAGTTGACTCTGCCTGGACTTTCCCTGTGTACCGACAATGGAGCCATGATCGCCCATGCCGGTTGGCTGTTGGCCAGGGAAGGCCTGAGGCACAGCCTCGACCTCGAAGCCATACCCCGGGGGCGTATCGTTCCGCTGGACTGGGAGCAGGCCGCGCCGCAGGTGTGA
- the fbp gene encoding class 1 fructose-bisphosphatase, giving the protein MSQQVTVTEHILLHQKMVPGATGQFTRLFNELVLSAKIIGRAVNKAGLVDILGFTGDVNVQGEEVKKLDEYANRILIHRLARSGVLCAMASEENADIIEVPESLPRGEYIIIFDPLDGSSNIDVNVNIGTIFSIFKRKSDPDAALMSSDVLQKGSEQVAAGYVLYGSSTMLVFTCGDGVHGFTLDPSVGEFLLSHPNIRIPEQGKIYSVNEGYERYWDRHTKKALAYFKSPKNALRKPYSGRYIGSLVADFHRNLLYGGIFMYPADLRDPKKPTGKLRLTCECNPMAFLAEQAGGMAVDGVNRVMDIEPDHLHQRIPFFCGSRNDVQVVQEIFESESRRKKNR; this is encoded by the coding sequence ATGTCGCAACAGGTAACCGTCACCGAGCATATTCTTCTGCATCAGAAGATGGTACCGGGGGCAACCGGCCAGTTTACGCGACTGTTCAACGAACTCGTTCTCTCCGCCAAGATCATCGGCCGCGCCGTGAACAAGGCCGGCTTGGTGGACATTCTGGGGTTCACGGGCGACGTCAACGTTCAGGGCGAGGAAGTCAAGAAGCTCGACGAATACGCCAACCGTATTCTCATCCATCGGCTGGCCCGGTCTGGCGTGCTTTGCGCCATGGCGAGCGAGGAGAACGCGGACATCATCGAGGTGCCGGAGTCCCTGCCTCGCGGGGAATACATCATCATCTTCGATCCGTTGGACGGTTCCTCGAACATCGACGTCAACGTCAATATCGGAACCATCTTTTCTATCTTCAAGCGCAAAAGCGATCCGGACGCGGCGCTCATGTCCAGCGACGTGTTGCAGAAGGGCAGCGAACAGGTGGCCGCAGGCTATGTGCTCTATGGCTCTTCGACCATGCTGGTCTTCACCTGCGGCGATGGCGTTCACGGGTTCACCCTGGACCCGAGCGTGGGCGAATTTTTGCTCTCGCACCCGAACATTCGCATTCCGGAGCAGGGTAAGATCTACTCCGTCAACGAGGGGTACGAGCGCTATTGGGACCGGCACACCAAAAAGGCGCTGGCCTATTTCAAGTCGCCCAAGAACGCTCTGCGCAAGCCTTATTCCGGCCGCTACATCGGTTCCCTGGTGGCGGATTTCCACCGCAATCTGCTTTACGGCGGCATTTTCATGTACCCCGCCGACCTGCGGGACCCCAAGAAGCCCACGGGCAAGCTGCGGCTGACCTGCGAGTGCAACCCCATGGCCTTTCTCGCCGAACAGGCGGGCGGCATGGCCGTGGACGGCGTCAACCGGGTCATGGACATCGAACCCGATCATCTGCATCAGCGCATTCCCTTCTTCTGCGGTTCGCGCAATGACGTCCAGGTGGTCCAGGAAATCTTCGAATCCGAGTCCCGGAGAAAGAAGAACCGCTGA
- a CDS encoding outer membrane protein assembly factor BamD, which yields MRRLMAPVLVVLLLSLSGCIWIDSYFLPPPEDTAQELYEAGMAAMDEKDYGDAQDYFSKLKDRFPFSPYSLKGELALGDAYFLDADYIHALESYKEFEALHPSNENIPYVLYQIANTNVSMFKTIDRRQENVKEGLEYLYRLVETYPKSEYAEAAKDMILKSRRILAEHEIFVADFFWRTEQYGPAWHRYQYVVENFSDIPELRDYAIKRAEYSYFEYQKTLSEDERERIQGSWKRWLQQWL from the coding sequence ATGCGTCGATTAATGGCCCCCGTCCTTGTCGTTCTCCTGTTGTCCCTTTCAGGGTGCATCTGGATCGACAGCTACTTTCTGCCACCGCCCGAGGATACGGCCCAGGAGCTGTACGAGGCGGGCATGGCGGCCATGGACGAGAAGGACTATGGGGACGCCCAGGATTACTTCTCGAAGCTCAAGGATCGTTTCCCCTTCAGTCCGTATTCCCTGAAGGGCGAACTGGCCCTTGGTGATGCCTACTTCCTGGATGCAGACTATATCCACGCTTTGGAGTCCTACAAGGAATTCGAGGCGTTGCATCCCAGCAATGAAAACATTCCCTACGTGCTCTATCAGATCGCCAACACCAACGTGTCGATGTTCAAGACCATCGACAGGCGGCAGGAAAACGTCAAGGAAGGGCTGGAATATCTTTACCGGCTGGTAGAGACCTATCCCAAGTCCGAATATGCCGAGGCGGCCAAGGACATGATCCTCAAGAGCCGCCGTATCCTGGCTGAGCACGAGATTTTCGTGGCTGACTTCTTCTGGCGCACGGAACAGTACGGTCCGGCCTGGCACCGCTATCAGTATGTTGTTGAGAATTTCTCGGACATCCCTGAGTTGCGCGATTATGCCATCAAACGGGCCGAATATTCCTACTTCGAATACCAGAAGACCCTGTCCGAAGATGAGCGCGAGCGTATCCAGGGGAGTTGGAAACGCTGGCTCCAGCAGTGGCTCTAA
- a CDS encoding DUF2062 domain-containing protein translates to MRYWYLRIMRQNSSPKNLAAACALGMFIGALPIIPFQSVVVIALAFVLRVNKLAAWLATCYSNAATMVPFYYFLFQVGQAVTPFQNVAFDPDKLRMVDMIHAGWQVFGVMFAGGLAFGIPATIFTYFFSLFAIRRYRKRRAVRILRKREE, encoded by the coding sequence ATGCGGTACTGGTATCTGCGCATCATGCGTCAGAACTCTTCCCCCAAAAACCTGGCCGCCGCCTGCGCACTGGGCATGTTCATCGGCGCGCTGCCCATCATTCCCTTCCAATCGGTAGTGGTCATCGCCCTTGCTTTTGTCCTGCGGGTCAACAAGTTGGCGGCCTGGCTGGCCACCTGTTACTCCAACGCGGCCACCATGGTCCCGTTCTACTATTTTCTCTTTCAGGTGGGCCAGGCGGTCACTCCTTTTCAGAATGTAGCCTTTGACCCGGACAAGCTGCGCATGGTCGATATGATCCACGCAGGCTGGCAGGTCTTTGGAGTCATGTTCGCGGGAGGGCTGGCCTTCGGCATACCGGCCACTATCTTCACCTATTTCTTTTCCCTGTTCGCCATTCGGCGCTATCGCAAGCGCCGGGCTGTTCGTATTCTGCGTAAGCGCGAGGAATAG